One Silene latifolia isolate original U9 population chromosome 4, ASM4854445v1, whole genome shotgun sequence DNA segment encodes these proteins:
- the LOC141652409 gene encoding AT-hook motif nuclear-localized protein 23-like: protein MAGLDLGSANRYVHQLHQHRPDLHLQQRSDQSEDDNNNNNNDNNDGHNGLDLVNSSGPGDVVGRRPRGRPPGSKNKPKPPVIITRESANTLRAHILEVGSGCDIFECVANYARRRQRGICVLSGTGTVTNVSLRQPGGGAGGSAVVTLHGRFEILSLSGSFLPPPAPPGATSLTVFLAGGQGQVVGGNVVGELIAAGPVIVIASSFTNVAYERLPLEEEDVGAPAGSAGALQMQTGGTNGAGFPDPSSGLPFFNLPVNMQNVQMPVDGWANSNNNNNNSTSGGRPPFG from the coding sequence ATGGCTGGCTTAGATTTAGGGTCAGCAAATCGTTACGTTCATCAACTTCACCAACATCGTCCCGACCTTCATTTACAACAAAGGTCGGATCAATCAGAAgacgataataataacaataacaacgacAATAATGATGGTCATAATGGATTAGACCTGGTAAACAGCTCAGGTCCTGGGGATGTGGTTGGTCGTCGACCCAGGGGACGACCCCCTGGGTCGAAAAATAAACCTAAGCCCCCAGTTATTATTACTAGGGAGAGCGCAAACACGTTAAGGGCTCACATCCTTGAGGTAGGAAGTGGGTGTGATATATTTGAGTGCGTAGCGAACTACGCTCGTCGAAGACAACGAGGGATCTGTGTCTTGAGTGGGACCGGGACGGTCACCAACGTGAGCCTCCGACAACCAGGAGGCGGTGCTGGAGGCTCAGCAGTGGTAACCCTCCACGGAAGATTCGAGATCCTCTCGCTGTCAGGCTCATTCCTTCCCCCACCCGCTCCACCCGGGGCAACAAGCTTAACCGTTTTCCTAGCAGGCGGGCAGGGTCAAGTCGTAGGAGGTAACGTTGTCGGTGAACTAATAGCGGCAGGACCGGTAATAGTCATCGCCTCGTCGTTCACCAACGTTGCCTACGAACGACTTCCCTTAGAGGAAGAAGATGTGGGGGCTCCAGCAGGTTCTGCTGGAGCCCTCCAGATGCAGACTGGTGGGACTAACGGGGCCGGTTTTCCAGACCCGTCTTCCGGGCTGCCCTTCTTTAACTTGCCAGTGAATATGCAAAACGTTCAGATGCCAGTTGACGGATGGGCAAAtagcaataacaacaacaataacagtaCTTCAGGTGGTAGACCTCCATTTGGTTGA